A part of Capsicum annuum cultivar UCD-10X-F1 chromosome 6, UCD10Xv1.1, whole genome shotgun sequence genomic DNA contains:
- the LOC107875421 gene encoding vicilin-like seed storage protein At2g28490, producing MEKVRTLLLLVLVLFTTLVAYVGAYEEEENEQRTQGEKWFLLRHLHNVVKTDAGSMRMVKGGYRWGSYLHSPMHIGFISMEPNSLFIPQYLDSDLVLFVHHGEARVGHIYRDELAERHLKQGDVYTIPAGSAFYLENGAEEQRLHIICSIDITSESMGWNAFQSYFIGGGVHPASILAGFDHNTLSTALNVSTSELKTLLTRQSSGPIVHLSSSHDHSNIWSKFLAQETHQKLAHLKRIVNFGEESSPKEEQSTWSLRKILFTLLNREDAVKRVNHEAPSTYNLYNRNPDFQNDYGWSKKLDESDYSPLRISGNGVYLVNLSSGSMMAPHVNPRAIEYGVVLKGTGRVQIVYPNGTLAMNARVREGDVFWVPRYFPFCQIASNNGSFEFFGFTTSARRNRPQFLVGQNSLMQSLRGPEFAAAFGIDQKRLETIANAQREQVILPSSSSDSPLRMDIGFY from the exons GTTGCTTCTAGTGCTGGTACTTTTCACTACACTAGTGGCCTATGTTGGTGCCtatgaagaggaagaaaatgAGCAAAGAACACAAGGAGAAAAATGGTTCTTGTTGCGTCACTTACATAATGTTGTGAAAACTGACGCTGGGTCGATGAGAATGGTGAAGGGTGGCTATCGTTGGGGTTCATATCTTCATAGTCCAATGCATATTGGTTTCATCTCCATGGAACCTAATAGTCTCTTCATCCCTCAGTACCTTGATTCCGATCTTGTCCTCTTTGTTCACCATG GGGAAGCGAGAGTTGGACACATCTATAGGGATGAATTAGCAGAAAGGCATTTGAAGCAAGGAGATGTGTACACAATTCCTGCTGGATCAGCTTTCTATTTGGAAAATGGAGCTGAAGAACAGAGACTTCACATTATTTGCAGTATTGATATTACCTCAGAATCCATGGGGTGGAATGCTTTCCAG TCTTACTTCATTGGTGGTGGAGTTCATCCAGCATCCATTCTTGCTGGATTCGATCACAACACATTATCAACTGCTCTTAAT GTGTCGACATCAGAATTAAAGACATTATTGACCAGGCAATCTTCTGGGCCAATCGTGCATTTATCTAGTTCTCATGATCACTCAAACATTTGGTCCAAATTCTTGGCCCAAGAAACCCACCAGAAACTAGCTCACTTGAAGAGGATTGTGAATTTTGGAGAAGAATCTAGCCCCAAAGAGGAACAATCAACGTGGTCATTGAGGAAAATTCTATTTACTCTATTAAACAGGGAAGACGCAGTCAAGAGAGTGAATCATGAAGCTCCATCAACGTACAATCTCTACAACAGGAATCCTGATTTCCAGAACGACTATGGATGGAGCAAGAAGTTGGATGAGTCTGATTATTCTCCTTTAAGAATATCCGGCAATGGCGTCTATCTTGTCAATCTATCTTCG GGATCCATGATGGCGCCTCATGTTAATCCAAGAGCAATAGAGTATGGAGTAGTGTTGAAAGGGACTGGCAGAGTCCAAATTGTGTATCCGAATGGGACTTTGGCAATGAACGCCAGAGTACGAGAAGGGGACGTTTTTTGGGTTCCAAGGTACTTCCCTTTCTGCCAAATTGCTTCAAATAATGGGTCATTTGAGTTCTTCGGCTTCACAACATCAGCAAGGAGGAACCGTCCACAGTTTTTGGTGGGTCAGAATTCATTGATGCAGAGTTTGAGAGGGCCAGAATTTGCAGCTGCATTCGGAATTGATCAGAAAAGGCTTGAAACGATTGCCAACGCACAACGTGAACAAGTTATCTTGCCCTCATCATCGTCAGATTCTCCTCTGAGGATGGACATTGGtttttattag
- the LOC107875575 gene encoding tRNA-splicing endonuclease subunit Sen2-1-like: MGPRWKGKGAEVKALADPISEIVRQFQSSLISSNSRGMLSGTNVFLKADAELTDLLNRACFGRPRVTSEKNEQWFQLSMEEAFYLQYSLKCITVVDYNDTELNNNELWKYMTSRKDKFPILVKAFSHLRSKNWVVRSGSQYGVDFVAYRHHPALVHSEYAVLVLSAQDGSANGRLRVWSDFHCTLRLCGSVAKTLLILDIEQQQSCAASPSCVDDYIVEERTITRWSPEQGREKK, from the coding sequence ATGGGACCGAGGTGGAAAGGAAAAGGGGCAGAAGTTAAAGCTCTTGCAGATCCAATTTCAGAAATAGTCCGACAGTTCCAATCTTCTCTGATCAGCTCAAATTCTAGAGGAATGCTTTCTGGTACGAATGTATTTCTTAAAGCAGATGCAGAGCTAACTGACCTCCTCAATCGTGCATGTTTTGGTAGGCCTAGGGTAACATCAGAAAAGAATGAGCAATGGTTTCAGCTCTCCATGGAAGAAGCTTTTTACCTTCAATATTCTCTAAAATGCATTACGGTCGTTGACTACAATGACACTGAACTGAACAACAATGAGTTATGGAAGTATATGACATCCAGGAAGGACAAGTTTCCTATCTTAGTCAAAGCTTTTTCTCACCTTAGAAGTAAGAACTGGGTGGTTAGATCGGGCTCTCAGTATGGGGTAGACTTTGTTGCCTATCGTCATCATCCTGCTTTGGTACATTCTGAATATGCTGTGCTCGTTTTATCAGCACAAGATGGTAGTGCAAATGGTCGCTTGAGGGTTTGGTCCGACTTCCACTGCACTCTTCGCCTTTGTGGTAGTGTGGCGAAAACATTATTGATTCTTGATATTGAGCAACAACAAAGTTGTGCAGCTTCTCCATCATGCGTAGATGATTATATTGTTGAAGAGAGAACAATCACAAGATGGAGTCCAGAGCAAGGCCGTGAGAAAAAGTAA
- the LOC107875419 gene encoding vicilin-like seed storage protein At2g28490, translating into MGDTRTLLLLVLVLFYALVSSVGAYEEEESEQRTQGEKWFLLRQLHDVVRTDAGSMRLVKGGYRRGSSLHSPMHIGFISMEPNSLFIPQYLDSDLVLFVQHGQARIGHIYRDKLAERHLKHGDVYTIPAGSAFYLENRAENERLRIICSIDITSESMGWHAFQSFFIGGGVHPASVLAGFDHNTLSTALNVSTEELNSLLTRQTSGPIVHLSGSHHTNMWSKFLAQEPHQKLAHLKRIVNFGGESSPKEEETTWSLRKFLFNLLNREDVVKGVNHKAPSTYNLYHKKHNFKNDYGWSKNVDECDYSPLKQSGNSVYLVHLSPGSMMAPHVNPTAIEYGVVLKGTGRIQIVYPNGTLAVNARVRQGDVFWVPRYFPFCQIASTNGPFEFFGITTSARKNHPQFLVGRNSLMHSLRGPELAAAYGIGERRLKRIANAQREQIILPSSSSDSPHDKASEPEKKMANFKKIIGNLGSDMIMGFE; encoded by the exons ATGGGAGATACAAGGACATTGTTGCTTCTAGTGCTGGTACTTTTCTACGCACTAGTGTCCTCTGTTGGTGCCTATGAAGAGGAAGAAAGCGAACAAAGGACTCAAGGAGAAAAATGGTTCTTGTTGCGTCAGTTACATGATGTTGTGAGAACTGATGCTGGATCGATGAGATTGGTGAAGGGTGGATATCGAAGGGGTTCATCTCTACATAGTCCAATGCATATTGGTTTCATCTCCATGGAACCTAATAGCCTCTTCATCCCTCAATACCTTGATTCGGATCTTGTCCTCTTTGTTCAGCATG GGCAAGCAAGAATTGGCCATATCTATAGGGATAAATTAGCAGAAAGGCATTTGAAGCATGGAGATGTGTACACAATTCCTGCTGGATCAGCTTTCTACTTGGAGAATAGAGCAGAAAACGAGAGGCTTCGCATTATTTGCAGCATTGATATTACCTCAGAATCCATGGGGTGGCATGCTTTCCAG TCGTTCTTCATTGGCGGTGGAGTTCATCCTGCATCCGTTCTTGCTGGATTCGATCATAACACATTATCAACTGCTCTGAAC GTCTCAACAGAAGAATTAAACTCGCTTTTGACCAGGCAAACTTCGGGTCCAATCGTACATCTATCTGGTTCTCATCACACAAATATGTGGTCCAAATTCTTGGCCCAAGAACCGCACCAGAAACTAGCTCACTTGAAGAGGATTGTGAATTTTGGGGGAGAATCTAGCCCCAAAGAGGAGGAAACAACATGGTCATTGAGgaaatttttgtttaatttattaAACAGAGAAGATGTTGTCAAGGGTGTGAATCATAAAGCTCCATCAACATACAATCTCTACCACAAGAAGCACAATTTCAAGAACGACTATGGATGGAGCAAGAATGTAGACGAGTGTGACTACTCTCCTCTAAAACAATCCGGCAATAGCGTTTACCTTGTCCATCTATCTCCG GGATCTATGATGGCACCTCATGTTAATCCAACGGCAATAGAGTATGGAGTAGTGTTGAAAGGAACCGGCAGGATCCAAATTGTATATCCCAATGGTACTTTAGCCGTGAATGCAAGAGTACGACAAGGGGACGTGTTTTGGGTGCCAAGGTACTTCCCCTTCTGCCAAATTGCTTCGACAAATGGCCCATTTGAGTTCTTCGGCATCACAACATCAGCAAGGAAGAACCATCCACAGTTCTTGGTGGGTAGGAACTCGTTGATGCACAGCTTGAGAGGGCCAGAACTTGCGGCTGCATATGGAATTGGTGAGAGAAGGCTTAAGAGGATTGCCAATGCTCAACGTGAACAAATCATCTTGCCTTCATCATCGTCGGATTCTCCACATGACAAGGCATCAGAGCCAGAGAAGAAGATGGCcaattttaagaagattattgGGAACTTGGGTAGTGACATGATCATGGGTTTTGAGTAG